In Cheilinus undulatus linkage group 16, ASM1832078v1, whole genome shotgun sequence, one DNA window encodes the following:
- the LOC121523404 gene encoding toll-like receptor 13 isoform X1, translating to MSSDACPSLSCQIYRNIKRCPSTGLVLKINMLLHPIFLLSVLLNFNPSLSYTLRNCSIEYSEYVWEVSVICNNRGLASVPDDIPENATSLNLNFNQIVTVNRTYFSGLLKLLDLALEFNSVSHINDRAFEDLVCLRNLSLSTNSLTMLSDDVFKGLSKLENLSLDKNQLQYISPKAFQPLNSLKKVILAYNKLQEISDIVGILQLPNIYELHAGLNRFTSFDTDDMPFNKSNLRILWFNGNPLKNFRITRDVFGFLESLDMSKCSPGFEWYVVDKNYLRSLKILYLSGTEVSFKMHKRIFQSTFALEYVWPSYITEWLENGLLNFICQMPSLARLDLSMNDIYNLNDTLLQPCSKITELALNSNVMTSLSENSLRPLNQLQYLSLSYNFLTTVPTAVRGLSKLISLGLRSNDIGELRCGDFLNLTSLLRLTLDKNRISVVRGCAFQDLSELTYLNLDSNPIIRLGDTFRVSLRKLYILKMSMNQIVEFDEGDFKGLPSLLVLYIQSGMVCREKNGTFYGLHNLTTLVLAAYSLDKDIFRGMPNLQNLTMYLPILENNLSYEVNNDPPFLFLPFLKILSIYNSNEWTVVISPNLLCGLQYLEQFASENFFTGTPHPDTFTYTPRLKSLRITHSYILNPKPELLQPLTNLQALDLSNNKLRSLDFLIKANLSSLRWLKLTENEFTVVDETVLQSLPALTYLDLSGNPFTCNCLNSGFIQWVKSTNQTQVVNAYQYDCYFPPSKQGTKLMDFDVKSCWMDVGFLCYISSSSLVMLTLLTSFIYHFLRWQIVYAFLLFQAFLYDKRKGRKGAPHLYDAFISYNVEDEAWVYREMLPVLEGEQGWRLCLHHRDFQPGIPIMENIIDAIYSSRKTICVISRSYLQSEWCSKEFQMASFRLFDEKKDVLILLFLEEIPDQQLSPYYRMRKLVKKRTYLSWPKAGQHTGVFWQNVQRALQTGDAPTDGRDILTAGLAPDK from the exons ATGAGCTCTGATGCCTGTCCTTCACTCTCATGTCAAATTTACAGGAATATAAAGAGGTGCCCTTCAACAGGGCTGGTCCTGAAGATCAACATGCTTCTCCACCCCATCTTCCTTCTATCTGTCCTGCTCAACTTTAACCCCTCATTGTCTTACACATTGAGAAACTGCTCTATCGAGTACAGTGAATATGTCTGGGAGGTTTCTGTCATATGCAACAATCGTGGCCTTGCTTCCGTCCCAGATGACATTCCTGAAAACGCGACATCTCTAAATTTGAACTTCAATCAGATTGTGACGGTTAACAGAACATACTTCAGTGGATTATTGAAGCTGCTTGATCTAGCACTGGAATTCAACTCAGTCTCACACATCAATGACCGAGCATTTGAAGATTTAGTTTGTTTACGAAATCTCTCCCTGAGTACTAATAGTCTCACAATGCTGTCAGATGACGTGTTTAAggggttgtcaaaattagagaACCTGTCTCTGGATAAAAATCAGCTCCAGTACATCTCCCCAAAGGCCTTTCAGCCCCTGAACAGTTTAAAGAAAGTAATTTTGGCTTATAACAAGCTTCAAGAAATTAGTGACATCGTGGGTATATTACAGCTCCCAAACATTTATGAGCTACACGCAGGATTGAACAGGTTCACCTCCTTTGATACCGATGACATGCCTTTTAACAAATCCAACCTCAGAATTCTTTGGTTTAATGGGAATCCACTGAAAAACTTCCGCATTACAAGAGACGTCTTCGGTTTCCTTGAATCTCTTGACATGTCCAAATGCAGCCCCGGTTTTGAGTGGTATGTGGTGGACAAGAACTATCTGAGGAGCTTAAAGATTCTGTATTTAAGTGGGACTGAAGTTAGCTTTAAAATGCACAAGAGGATTTTTCAGAGCACCTTTGCCCTGGAGTATGTCTGGCCTTCTTACATAACAGAATGGTTAGAAAATGGTCTGCTCAACTTCATCTGCCAGATGCCGTCTTTGGCAAGACTGGATTTGAGTATGAATGACATCTACAATTTAAACGACACGCTGCTTCAGCCTTGTTCTAAAATCACTGAGTTAGCTTTAAATAGCAACGTCATGACCAGCTTGTCCGAGAACTCGCTCAGACCACTGAATCAGCTCCAGTATTTGAGTTTAAGCTACAACTTTCTGACAACAGTGCCAACTGCTGTCAGAGGCCTCTCCAAGCTCATAAGCCTCGGCCTGAGATCCAATGACATCGGAGAGTTACGTTGTGGCGACTTTCTGAATCTGACATCGTTGTTGCGGCTCACTCTTGATAAAAATCGTATTTCAGTCGTGAGAGGATGCGCTTTTCAAGACCTGAGCGAGCTGACGTACTTAAACCTGGACTCAAATCCAATTATAAGATTGGGTGATACTTTCAGAGTTAGTTTGCGAAAACTCTACATTTTGAAGATGAGCATGAATCAAATTGTGGAGTTTGACGAAGGGGACTTTAAGGGTCTGCCATCTCTTTTGGTTTTGTATATACAATCAGGGATGGTCTGCCGTGAAAAGAATGGGACATTTTATGGACTTCATAATCTTACAACTCTAGTCCTAGCAGCATACTCTCTCGACAAAGACATCTTCCGAGGAATGCCAAACCTTCAAAATCTGACCATGTACCTCCCAATACTAGAGAACAACCTGAGCTATGAAGTTAACAACGACCCGCCTTTCCTCTTCTTGCCTTTTTTGAAGATCCTTTCAATCTACAACAGCAATGAATGGACTGTAGTTATCTCACCAAATTTGCTCTGTGGTCTGCAATACTTAGAGCAGTTTGCATCTGAAAATTTTTTCACTGGGACACCTCACCCAGACACATTTACATACACTCCTCGTCTGAAAAGTCTACGGATTACCCATAGCTACATCTTAAATCCAAAACCTGAACTGCTGCAGCCATTAACAAACCTGCAAGCTCTTGATCTTTCCAACAACAAGCTCCGATCTTTGGATTTTCTAATCAAAGCTAACCTGTCTTCGCTCCGCTGGTTgaaactgacagaaaatgagTTTACAGTTGTTGACGAGACAGTCCTTCAGTCTCTACCAGCACTCACATATCTTGATCTTTCTGGTAACCCTTTCACTTGTAACTGCCTCAACAGCGGCTTCATCCAGTGGGTGAAGAGCACTAATCAAACTCAGGTGGTCAACGCCTACCAATATGACTGTTACTTTCCTCCTAGTAAGCAAGGAACCAAACTGATGGACTTTGATGTCAAGTCCTGTTGGATGGACGTTGGCTTCCTCTGCTACATTTCCAGCTCTTCTCTAGTCATGTTAACTCTCCTCACCTCTTTCATCTACCACTTCCTGAGGTGGCAGATCGTCTATGCCTTCCTCCTCTTCCAGGCCTTCCTTTATGACAAAAGGAAGGGGAGGAAAGGAGCTCCTCACCTCTACGATGCCTTCATCTCCTACAATGTTGAGGATGAGGCCTGGGTCTACAGAGAGATGCTTCCAGTGCTGGAGGGAGAGCAGGGCTGGAGACTGTGTCTGCACCACAGAGACTTCCAACCAG GTATACCGATCATGGAGAACATCATTGATGCCATCTACAGCAGCAGGAAGACCATCTGTGTGATCAGCCGGAGCTACCTGCAGAGTGAGTGGTGCTCAAAAGAGTTCCAGATGGCCAG TTTCCGTCTGTTCGATGAGAAGAAGGACGTGCTGATTCTGCTGTTTCTGGAGGAGATCCCGGACCAGCAGCTGTCTCCGTACTACCGCATGAGGAAGCTGGTGAAGAAGCGCACCTACCTGAGCTGGCCGAAGGCCGGACAACACACAGGAGTCTTCTGGCAGAACGTCCAGAGAGCTCTGCAAACAGGAGATGCTCCTACAGATGGCAGAGACATACTCACTGCTGGCCTGGCTCCAGATAAATAA
- the LOC121523404 gene encoding toll-like receptor 13 isoform X2: protein MLLHPIFLLSVLLNFNPSLSYTLRNCSIEYSEYVWEVSVICNNRGLASVPDDIPENATSLNLNFNQIVTVNRTYFSGLLKLLDLALEFNSVSHINDRAFEDLVCLRNLSLSTNSLTMLSDDVFKGLSKLENLSLDKNQLQYISPKAFQPLNSLKKVILAYNKLQEISDIVGILQLPNIYELHAGLNRFTSFDTDDMPFNKSNLRILWFNGNPLKNFRITRDVFGFLESLDMSKCSPGFEWYVVDKNYLRSLKILYLSGTEVSFKMHKRIFQSTFALEYVWPSYITEWLENGLLNFICQMPSLARLDLSMNDIYNLNDTLLQPCSKITELALNSNVMTSLSENSLRPLNQLQYLSLSYNFLTTVPTAVRGLSKLISLGLRSNDIGELRCGDFLNLTSLLRLTLDKNRISVVRGCAFQDLSELTYLNLDSNPIIRLGDTFRVSLRKLYILKMSMNQIVEFDEGDFKGLPSLLVLYIQSGMVCREKNGTFYGLHNLTTLVLAAYSLDKDIFRGMPNLQNLTMYLPILENNLSYEVNNDPPFLFLPFLKILSIYNSNEWTVVISPNLLCGLQYLEQFASENFFTGTPHPDTFTYTPRLKSLRITHSYILNPKPELLQPLTNLQALDLSNNKLRSLDFLIKANLSSLRWLKLTENEFTVVDETVLQSLPALTYLDLSGNPFTCNCLNSGFIQWVKSTNQTQVVNAYQYDCYFPPSKQGTKLMDFDVKSCWMDVGFLCYISSSSLVMLTLLTSFIYHFLRWQIVYAFLLFQAFLYDKRKGRKGAPHLYDAFISYNVEDEAWVYREMLPVLEGEQGWRLCLHHRDFQPGIPIMENIIDAIYSSRKTICVISRSYLQSEWCSKEFQMASFRLFDEKKDVLILLFLEEIPDQQLSPYYRMRKLVKKRTYLSWPKAGQHTGVFWQNVQRALQTGDAPTDGRDILTAGLAPDK from the exons ATGCTTCTCCACCCCATCTTCCTTCTATCTGTCCTGCTCAACTTTAACCCCTCATTGTCTTACACATTGAGAAACTGCTCTATCGAGTACAGTGAATATGTCTGGGAGGTTTCTGTCATATGCAACAATCGTGGCCTTGCTTCCGTCCCAGATGACATTCCTGAAAACGCGACATCTCTAAATTTGAACTTCAATCAGATTGTGACGGTTAACAGAACATACTTCAGTGGATTATTGAAGCTGCTTGATCTAGCACTGGAATTCAACTCAGTCTCACACATCAATGACCGAGCATTTGAAGATTTAGTTTGTTTACGAAATCTCTCCCTGAGTACTAATAGTCTCACAATGCTGTCAGATGACGTGTTTAAggggttgtcaaaattagagaACCTGTCTCTGGATAAAAATCAGCTCCAGTACATCTCCCCAAAGGCCTTTCAGCCCCTGAACAGTTTAAAGAAAGTAATTTTGGCTTATAACAAGCTTCAAGAAATTAGTGACATCGTGGGTATATTACAGCTCCCAAACATTTATGAGCTACACGCAGGATTGAACAGGTTCACCTCCTTTGATACCGATGACATGCCTTTTAACAAATCCAACCTCAGAATTCTTTGGTTTAATGGGAATCCACTGAAAAACTTCCGCATTACAAGAGACGTCTTCGGTTTCCTTGAATCTCTTGACATGTCCAAATGCAGCCCCGGTTTTGAGTGGTATGTGGTGGACAAGAACTATCTGAGGAGCTTAAAGATTCTGTATTTAAGTGGGACTGAAGTTAGCTTTAAAATGCACAAGAGGATTTTTCAGAGCACCTTTGCCCTGGAGTATGTCTGGCCTTCTTACATAACAGAATGGTTAGAAAATGGTCTGCTCAACTTCATCTGCCAGATGCCGTCTTTGGCAAGACTGGATTTGAGTATGAATGACATCTACAATTTAAACGACACGCTGCTTCAGCCTTGTTCTAAAATCACTGAGTTAGCTTTAAATAGCAACGTCATGACCAGCTTGTCCGAGAACTCGCTCAGACCACTGAATCAGCTCCAGTATTTGAGTTTAAGCTACAACTTTCTGACAACAGTGCCAACTGCTGTCAGAGGCCTCTCCAAGCTCATAAGCCTCGGCCTGAGATCCAATGACATCGGAGAGTTACGTTGTGGCGACTTTCTGAATCTGACATCGTTGTTGCGGCTCACTCTTGATAAAAATCGTATTTCAGTCGTGAGAGGATGCGCTTTTCAAGACCTGAGCGAGCTGACGTACTTAAACCTGGACTCAAATCCAATTATAAGATTGGGTGATACTTTCAGAGTTAGTTTGCGAAAACTCTACATTTTGAAGATGAGCATGAATCAAATTGTGGAGTTTGACGAAGGGGACTTTAAGGGTCTGCCATCTCTTTTGGTTTTGTATATACAATCAGGGATGGTCTGCCGTGAAAAGAATGGGACATTTTATGGACTTCATAATCTTACAACTCTAGTCCTAGCAGCATACTCTCTCGACAAAGACATCTTCCGAGGAATGCCAAACCTTCAAAATCTGACCATGTACCTCCCAATACTAGAGAACAACCTGAGCTATGAAGTTAACAACGACCCGCCTTTCCTCTTCTTGCCTTTTTTGAAGATCCTTTCAATCTACAACAGCAATGAATGGACTGTAGTTATCTCACCAAATTTGCTCTGTGGTCTGCAATACTTAGAGCAGTTTGCATCTGAAAATTTTTTCACTGGGACACCTCACCCAGACACATTTACATACACTCCTCGTCTGAAAAGTCTACGGATTACCCATAGCTACATCTTAAATCCAAAACCTGAACTGCTGCAGCCATTAACAAACCTGCAAGCTCTTGATCTTTCCAACAACAAGCTCCGATCTTTGGATTTTCTAATCAAAGCTAACCTGTCTTCGCTCCGCTGGTTgaaactgacagaaaatgagTTTACAGTTGTTGACGAGACAGTCCTTCAGTCTCTACCAGCACTCACATATCTTGATCTTTCTGGTAACCCTTTCACTTGTAACTGCCTCAACAGCGGCTTCATCCAGTGGGTGAAGAGCACTAATCAAACTCAGGTGGTCAACGCCTACCAATATGACTGTTACTTTCCTCCTAGTAAGCAAGGAACCAAACTGATGGACTTTGATGTCAAGTCCTGTTGGATGGACGTTGGCTTCCTCTGCTACATTTCCAGCTCTTCTCTAGTCATGTTAACTCTCCTCACCTCTTTCATCTACCACTTCCTGAGGTGGCAGATCGTCTATGCCTTCCTCCTCTTCCAGGCCTTCCTTTATGACAAAAGGAAGGGGAGGAAAGGAGCTCCTCACCTCTACGATGCCTTCATCTCCTACAATGTTGAGGATGAGGCCTGGGTCTACAGAGAGATGCTTCCAGTGCTGGAGGGAGAGCAGGGCTGGAGACTGTGTCTGCACCACAGAGACTTCCAACCAG GTATACCGATCATGGAGAACATCATTGATGCCATCTACAGCAGCAGGAAGACCATCTGTGTGATCAGCCGGAGCTACCTGCAGAGTGAGTGGTGCTCAAAAGAGTTCCAGATGGCCAG TTTCCGTCTGTTCGATGAGAAGAAGGACGTGCTGATTCTGCTGTTTCTGGAGGAGATCCCGGACCAGCAGCTGTCTCCGTACTACCGCATGAGGAAGCTGGTGAAGAAGCGCACCTACCTGAGCTGGCCGAAGGCCGGACAACACACAGGAGTCTTCTGGCAGAACGTCCAGAGAGCTCTGCAAACAGGAGATGCTCCTACAGATGGCAGAGACATACTCACTGCTGGCCTGGCTCCAGATAAATAA